AGATAGGTTAGCTGATTCAGGGAAGCGCCCCGACGAAAGTCGGGGCGCTTCTGCTTTTGCTGGGGTGAGACCCTCCCACCCCCCGTCTCCATGCCACCACCCGCCCTGCCCCGAACCATTACTTCGAAAATACCCGTAGGGCAGCCGTAGGGCAGGTTTCCCAACCTGCCCGCCCGCGATGGTCAAGTTAGGAACCCCGACCTACAGATTTAATCGCTATTCTTGCCACAGAGGGGTGTCATTACCGCCAAAGTACCGATATAATGGAATGAAAGGGGCGCTCAGCATTGATCTACGTGTTGCATGGTGCCGACGATTACTCCCTGCACAACAGGCTAGAGGAGCTTAAAGGTGAGGGGGACGGGGAGTCGCTGTCCCTCAATACCACCTCTTTTGACGGTCAACAGCTGACCCTGTCCGACCTCATCACTGCCTGTGATGCCCTCCCTTTTCTGGGGAGAAGCCGACTGGTTATTGTAGAAGGGTTGCTCAGCCGCTTTGAGCCAAAAGAAGGAGGGCGTCAGCCCGACCTGGGCGAATGGCAGGCTCTGGGCGGTCATGCTTCCCGGATGCCCCCGACTACCACGCTGGTCTTAGTTGACGGCAAAATAGGTAAGAATAACCCCTTGCTCAAGAGGCTCAAGCCGGTTTCGGAGGTGGAGGAGTTCCCTGCGGTAAGGGGCGCTAAGTTGCACCAGTGGATTCAGTCCCGGGTAGCCAGCAGCGGCGGAAGAATATCCCCTCAGGCGGTGAAGCTCTTGAGCGACCTGGCTGGAGACAGCCTCTGGGCGCTGGCCAACGAGATCGAGAAGCTGTGCCTCTACTCCCGCGGAAGGCGCATCGAAGAGGGGGACGTGCGGCAGGTGACCACCTACGCCCGGGAAGCCACGATTTTCAATCTGATAGACGCTATCGTAGAAAAAAGGATCAAGGCGGCCTTGCAGTTGCTGCATCAGTCGCTGGCCGAGGGCATGGCGCCTCCCTATCTGCTGGCTATGCTTACCCGGCAGCTCCGCCTTATGATCCAGGCCCGGGAGCTCGGCACGCAGCGGCTCTCTATGGCGCAGAAGCAGGAGCAGCTAGGTCTGGCGCCCAACTACCCTGTCGAGAAGCTGCTGAGCCAAAGCGCCCGATACCCCATGCCACGGTTGATCCAAATTCACCGGAAGCTTCTGGAGGCGGACATAGCCATTAAGACAGGGAGGTTGGGGGACAGGCTCGCCCTGGACCTGCTGGTGGCCGAGGTCTGCTCATAATAAGTAGGTCGGGTTTCCCAACCCGACCGTCACGAATGGGCAGGTTAGTCCGTAGGTCGGGTTTCCCAACCCGACTGTCACGAATGGGCAGGTTAGTCTGTAGGTCGGGTTTCCCAACCCGACCGTCACGGGTGGGCAGGTTAGTCCGTAGGTCGGGTTTCCCAACCCGACTGTCACGGGTGGGCAGGTTAGTCCGTAGGTCGGGTTTCCCAACCCGACTGTCACGGCCTGCAGGTTAGTCCACCCCAGGCGGATGCCCTACGGTTCCGCTCAGCGCCGGCTGGCTTTTATCTGGTCTACCAGCAGGGGTAGAATCTCCCCGCTCTTGCCGCGCAGGATAACGTCGCATAAATAGCTGAGGTCAGTTTCATAAAGGCTAACCTCCACCAAAGGGCCTCCGCTGCGCTTCACGGCCTGAGGGAATCCAGCCGCCGGATAAACGAACCCCGAAGTGCCCACCAGCAACATGCAGTCGCACCGGTACACCTCCTCGTGGCATTTGTGCAGGACGTCAGGGGGGATCGGCTCGCCGAAGTAAACGCCATCATTCTTCACTATCCCGCCGCACCTGGGACAATGGGGCGGCAGTTCCTGCAACGAAATCTCCTCCTGCCTGTATCTGGAATTGCAGCC
This DNA window, taken from Chloroflexota bacterium, encodes the following:
- the holA gene encoding DNA polymerase III subunit delta; translation: MIYVLHGADDYSLHNRLEELKGEGDGESLSLNTTSFDGQQLTLSDLITACDALPFLGRSRLVIVEGLLSRFEPKEGGRQPDLGEWQALGGHASRMPPTTTLVLVDGKIGKNNPLLKRLKPVSEVEEFPAVRGAKLHQWIQSRVASSGGRISPQAVKLLSDLAGDSLWALANEIEKLCLYSRGRRIEEGDVRQVTTYAREATIFNLIDAIVEKRIKAALQLLHQSLAEGMAPPYLLAMLTRQLRLMIQARELGTQRLSMAQKQEQLGLAPNYPVEKLLSQSARYPMPRLIQIHRKLLEADIAIKTGRLGDRLALDLLVAEVCS